Part of the Desulfolutivibrio sulfoxidireducens genome is shown below.
TATGCCCCATGGTGTCGTTGACCGCCTTGAAACGGTCCAGGTCAAGGACCACCACGGCCAGGGGGGAGTTGTTGCGCTTGGCCCGCTTGATCTCCACATCCAGGCGGTCGTGCAAAAGGGTGCGATTGGGCAGGTCGGTCAGGGGATCATGGTAGGCCATATGGCGGATGATCTCCTCGGCCTTGAGCCGTTCGGTCACGTCGCGCAGCATGAGCACGTAGCCGCTGAGGCGGTCGTGTTCGTCGCGGATGCCGGAGACCTGGCCTTCGATGTGCCGTACGCCCTCAAGGTCCGGCCGCTCGAGGCAAAAGGTATGGGCCATGCTTTTGTGGATGGCCTGGAATCCCTTGGACAGGCGTTCCAGGGGCACGCCCGCGTTTTGATGCACCTCCCAGATGTGCTTGCCCACGGCCTCCCGTGTCGGGACGCCCAAAAGCCGCTCCGCCGCCGGATTGTAGTAATTGATGCAGAAATCGATGTTCGCGGCCACGATGCCCATATCCATGGCCGAACGCATGATGTTGTCCAGGTAGACGGTCTTTTCGCGCAGGTTCCGGTAGGCGGCCATGAGCTCCACCTCCTTGTCCCGGATGACCTCCTTGAGCGTCTGGATATAGTTGCTCTCCAGGGCCTTGACCACGTTGGACTGGGTGGCCAGGCCCTGGATGCGCCGATGGCCGTTGGTCACCACCAGCCGGCGCACCCCTTTCCCGCGCATAAGCGCGGCGGCCTGGGCCACGGAGACGCCGGCCTCCACAGTGAGCACGGGTTGCTGCATCACCTGGGCCACAGTGAGTTCGGTCGCGGCCGGGCCGTCTCCGGACAGCCGCACCACGTCGCGTTCGGTCAGGATCCCCAGGGGAATCTCGTCTTGGGTCACCACGAGGCAGCTTAAGGACTTGTCCGCCATCTCTCCCAGGGCTCGGGAAAAGGGAAAATCCGGAGGTACGGTAAACACGATCCTGGACATGATCTGATCGATCCGCTTGAGTTCCATGAAGGAATCATGCCCGAGATGCTCGATGAGGTTGGATTGGGTGAGCATGCCCTCGGCCCGTCCGGCCTCGTCCACCACCACCAGGTGGCGGATCTTGCTGTGGGCCATGAGGCTTAGGGCCTCGTGGATGAAGGAATCCCCGGTGACCGACAACACCGGGGAACTCATGAGTTCGGCGATGCGCCGGCCCGAAAAGTCCAGACCCCGGGTGGCCGCGAAGCGCACCACCGAACGTTCGGTGAAGATGCCCAGGGGCCGTTTGTCCTCGAGGACCAGGATGCTCGATATGTTGCGGCCGCGCATGATCTCGATGGCCATGGACACCGGATCCCCGGGCCCGATCCCGACGATCTCGTGCGAACAGATTTCTCGTATTCTGCGTTTGAGCACGACCATGGACGTCTCCGGGCAAGGGCCCTCACGCGGGCCTTGCATGATTGGGAAGAAGGTAACGAGCGGGTATCACATTTGGAAAAGGATTGCATTCCCGAATTCCGCAGCCGGGGAAAATCTCCTTGCCTTTTGGATAGATACGGCAGAAGAGGAAAGGAGGCACTTTTTTGTTGCGCGGCGTCTGTAAAAGCCGTACTCAAAACGCGATTTGAAAAAGGCGTGGGCCGGGGAACGCCGAGATGGCCTCCCGGGCGCGCGAGTCTGGACGAACCCCCGCAACCAAGGGTATGGGGTCGAAAAACCAAGGAGGAAGATATGTCCATTGAGATCGATCAGGATGCGTGCATGGGCTGTGAAGCCTGCGTGGAAACCTGTCCGGACGTGTTTGAGTTGAACGCTGACGGCAAGGCCCAGGTGAAGGATCCCGATTCCGACGCCGACTGTGTGGACGAGGCCATTGATTCCTGTCCCGCCGAGGCGATTTCCCGGTCCTGACGCGGCCCGGGGGACGTTTTTTTCGCCCCGCGCCGGTTCGCCGGCCGGGGCTTTTTTTTTCTGCGGGCCGCGTGCGGGTTAAGGCCGGCGCGTATCGTCCGATAAGATAGGCGACGGGATGTTTCGTTGGCGGCGGGCCTCTCCCCGCCCCACGACCCGGGAGCTACGGAACGCTCCTTGCAATGTTCCCGTCGGGACCGGCTGCCCCGGCCCGGAGGTGACGCCATGAACTGGCTCAAGAATTATCTCCAGCATACGTTTAATCCCGTGCACATGTACTGTCGACTCATGGACTTCGGCGTGACCAAATCCAGAGCCCGCCGGATGTGCGCCGTGTACGAACGGTTGATCTACCGCTCGCTTACGGGAGCCAATTAGGGACCGTCTGTCCTGCCGCGTCCGCGACCGTTGGCCGGCCGACCCTTTTCGACCCGCCCGTAGCGCCCCTTCGGCGCGCCCGCATCCCCCCTCCGCAAACCGCCCCGCCCCCTGTCCGCGTCCTGGATGTTTTTTTCACGGGGGCCGTGTGTCCGCTTGACCAAACGCCACGGCCCGGTACACATGAGCATGGCCGGAAAGGTTTTTTCCTTCGGCCCGTTCGCCTTTCATGGGATAATTTCCGCCGCTCATGGAAAAGAATTTCCCTTTGTCATCCAAACGTGGGCAAAAAATGTAATCGCGAACCCGCCAATGGAGAGCGCCCCATGTACGTCGGCCTGAAAATGCTCAAGGACTTTCGAAAAATCACGCCCAAGACCTCGGTCAAGGACGCCGACAGATACCTCCGGGAATCCGATCTGTGGATGCTCCTGGTGGTGGACGAGGACTCGGGGGAACTTGTGGGCTACGTGCGCAAGGAAGACATCGCCATGGCCCTGCCCTCGGTCATGACCACCCTGGAGAAGCACGAGGCCCTCTATCTTTTGACCAAGCTCACCGTGGGCAAGGTCATGCGCCGGGACATCACCGTGGTCCCTCCGGAAATGGAGATCGAGGCCGCCGCCGAGATCATGTTCCAGAAAAAACTGGCCGGGCTGGCCGTGGTCGATTCCCGGGGCAAGCTTGTGGGCTACATCAACCGCACGGTCATGCTCGACGTGTTGGTGGAGGAAATGGGCCTGCGCCAGGGCGGTTCGCGCATCGTCTTCGAGGTCGAGGACAGAACCGGCGTCATTTTCGAGGTCTCGGGCATCATCAGGGAGTTCGGGGTGAGCATCATCTCCACCGGCACCTTTTTCCACGACAGCCGGCGCATGGTGGTCATCCGCCTGGCCACGGACGACCCTTCGCGCATCGCCGTGGCCATCGGCCAGCGCGGCTACCGCCTGGTCACGGCCGAGGACTTCGTCATGGAGTGGCTGCGGTGACGCCTCTTTTGGAAGTCAAGGATCTGACCCTGACCTTCCGGGGCCTGGCCGCGCTTCTGGACGCCGGGTTCACTGTGGAAAAGGGTACCGTGGTCTCGCTCATCGGTCCCAACGGCGCGGGCAAGACCAGCATGCTCAACTGCATAAGCGGCCGCTACCACCCCGACGAGGGAGGCATTTTTCTGGACGGGGCCGACCTTCTGGCCGTGCCGGCCCATGCCCGCACCCGGCTCGGCCTGTCCAGGACCTTCCAGAACATCGCCCTGTTCCGGGGGCTTTCGGTCCTGGACAACCTCATGGTCGGCCGCCACGCCCGCATGGACTACGGTCTTTTGGCCGCCCTGTGCTACTTCGGCCGGGCCAGGCGGCAGGAGGGCGTCCACCGCCGCCGGGTGGAGGACATCATCGATTTTTTGGGCCTTTCCCCCCATCGCCACACCCCGGCGGGCATGCTGCCCTATGGGGTGCAAAAAAGGGTGGAGCTTGGCCGGGCCCTGGCCGCCGAGCCCAAGCTGATCCTTCTCGACGAGCCCATGGCCGGCATGAACCTGGAAGAGACCGAGGACATGGCCCGCTACATCCTGGACATCAGCGAGGAGTGGGGCATCACCGTGCTTTTGGTGGAACACGACATGGGCGTGGTCATGGACATCTCGCACAAGGTGGTGGTCCTGGATTTCGGTCGGATTCTGGCCCAGGGCACGCCCGGGGAGGTCATGGCCAACCAGGAGGTGGTGGCCGCCTACCTGGGCAGCGAGGACGCCGCCTTTTTCGGGCGGTAACGCACAACCGGCCTTTTGGATCAGGCCACGCGCACGTCGAGGAGAAAAGACCCCATGTCCCGGACGCCGCCTTCCCATGCCCCCGCCGCCGAGGGTTCGCCGCCGGCCCCCGCGGCCCGGACCCTGCCCGGCCTTCTGCTGGAGAGGGCCCGCGCGGTCGGCAAAAAAACGGCCCTGCGCGAAAAACAGTGGGGGGTGTGGCAGGCCTATTCCTGGCGCGACTACCTGGACGCGGCCGCGGAATTCGCGGCGGGACTGCGGCGGCTTGGCCTGGGGCGCGGGGACGTGGTGGTGCTCATCGGCGACAACCGGCCCGAATGGCTGTGGGCCGAACTGGCCATCCAGGGCCTGCGGGGCATGGCCCTGGGCCTCTACCAGGACGCCCCGGCGGGCGAGATCGCCTACGTGTTCGAGCTCTCCGAGGCCCGGGTGGTGGTGGCCGAGGACCAGGAACAGGTGGACAAGATCCTCTCCATCCGGGACTCCCTGCCGGCCCTGAGCCATATCGTATACCACGATCCCAAGGGGCTTGCCGGGTACGACGTGCCCGGGCTTTTGTCCTTCGACGCCGTGCGCGGGCTGGGCCGGGACCAGGCCGGCGAGTTCGCGGCCTGGGCCGCCGAGGTCGAACCCGGCGACCCCTGTCTCATCGCCACCACCTCGGGCACCACGGGGCGCCCCAAGCTGGCCGTGCTCTCCCATGAGAACCTGCTGTCCATGGCCGCAAACCTCGGCCGCGTGGACCCCAAGCTGCCTTCCGACGAATTCGTGTCCTTTCTGCCCCTGGCCTGGATGGGCGAGCAGATGATGAGCGTGGCCTCGGCGCTTTTATTCGGGTTTTGCGTCAATTTCCCCGAGGAGCCGGACACGGTCCAGGAAAACATCCGGGAGATCGGTCCGCATGTCATTTTTTCGCCGCCCCGGGTGTGGGAGAATCTGGCCGCCAGGGTGCGGGTCAAGATCATGGAGACCTCCAGGCTCAAGCGCTTCCTCTACGATCTCTTCATGCCCGTGGGCCTGGCCCTGGCCGACGTCCGCTTCGCCGGAAAACGGCCGGGACCGGGGTTGCGTGTGGCCTACGCCGTGGCCTGGTTCTGTCTTTTCCGGGCCCTGGCCGACCGCCTGGGATTTTCCCGGGTGCGCTCGGCCGCGACCGGCGGCGCGGCCCTCGGGCCCGATACCTTCCGCTTTTTCCACGCCCTGGGCGTCAATTTGAAGCAGATCTATGGCCAGACCGAAATCTCGGGCATCTCCTGCATCCACCTGGACGGCCAGGTGGACTTCGATTCCGTGGGCGTGCCCATCCCCGGGACCGAGATGCGCATCTCCGAGGAAGGGGAGATCCTCTCCAAAAGCCCGGCCGTGTTTCTGGGCTACTACAAAAACGACCAGGCCACCCGGGAAACGCTCCTCGACGGCTGGCTGCGTTCCGGAGACGCCGGGTATTTCGATGATCGCGGCCGGCTGGTGGTCATCGACAGGCTCAAGGACGTCATGCGTCTCGAGTCGGGGGTGCGGTTCTCGCCCCAGTTTCTGGAGAACAAGCTCAAGTTCTCGCCCTACGTGCGCGAGGCCGTGGTCCTGGGGCATGGCCGGGCCCTTCTGTCGGCCATCGTGTGCATCGATGCCGAGATCGTGGGGCGCTACGCCGAATCCAGGCTTCTGACCTACACCACCTATCAGGATCTGGCGGCCAAGCCCGAGATCAGGGAGCTGATCCGGTCGGAGATTGCCAGGATAAACGCCACGCTTCCGAAAGAGACCCGCATTTCCCGCTTCGCCCTGCTTTTCAAGGAGCTCGATCCCGATGACGGGGAGCTTACCCGCACCCGAAAGGTGCGCCGGGGGGTGGTGGAAAAACGGTATGCGCCGCTCGTGGAATCGCTGTTCACCGATGAATCCGCGATCGACCTGCGGGCGCGCATCAGCTTTCAGGATGGGCGGGTCCGGGAGATGCGCGGGATCATACACCTTGTGACCGTGTGACCGACGATGGGGCGATCCATGGAGGGAAATCATGTTCGGAACACCCGTGAGCATGTCGCTGGACGCGTACTCCCGGGGAACGGGAGGGGCGCTTGTGCGCAATGACCCCCTTGTGATGGTAACCGAAATCAAGCGGCAGTTGGTGACGGCCATTGGGGCCATCATCAGCGACCGTGGCCTGACCCAGGGCCGGGCGGCCGCGCTTATGGGCGTCAGCCAGCCGCGCATCAGCGATGCCGTGCGCGGCAAGGTGGAGAAGTTCACCATCGACGCCCTGGTGGAGATGCTTGCCCGGGCGGGCTGCCGGACCGGGGTGCTCGTGAGCCGGGAGGACATGGCGGGCTAGGTCGGGGCCGAACGTCGCCTGGATTTTTTCCGGGAACCGTCTTGCCGTCCTTGTGCCGCGTTCAAGAAATATGAAGCGTATCTTTTGAACGCAAGAGAGTCGTGTTACGTTTTCAGGTCGGAGTCAACATCGCTGGGTAGCGGCGAATGCAACACGGGGCAACGGGAGACGGTGTGGAATATTATCTGCAAGTGATCATTTCCGGTCTGGTGGTCGGCAGCATCTACAGCTTGGTGGCCCTGGGCTTCGTCATCATCTACAAGGCCACAAAGGTGGTCAATTTTGCCCAGGGCGAACTGGTCATGTTCGGGGCCTACGTCTGCTTTTCCCTCACGGTACAGGCCGGTCTGCCATTTTACGTCTCCTTTCCCATGACCCTGGCCTTTTCCGTGGTCCTGGGTCTTTGCGTGGAGCGTCTGGCGCTTCGGCCGCTGATCGGCGAGCCCATCATCAGCGTGATCATGGTCACCATCGGCCTGTCCTCGGTGTTGCGAGCCTTGGTGCAGCTTTTCTGGGGCACCCAGATCCGGGTCTTTCCGCAGGTCCTGCCGACCGATCCGGTCATGGTGGCCGGGCTTCCGGTCTCCCCGGTGTATCTGGCCGCCCTGTCCCTGTCGCTTCTTCTTTTCGCCGCCTTTTCCGCCTTCTTCAAATACTCCCGGCTGGGCATCGCCATGCGGGCCACGGCCTTCGACCAGCAGGCCGCCGCCAGCATGGGCATCGGCATCAAGAACATCTTCGCCCTGGCCTGGTGCATCGCCTCGGTGGTCTCGGCCGTGGGCGGGGTGATCCTCGGGAACATCAACGGCATCAA
Proteins encoded:
- a CDS encoding CBS domain-containing protein, whose protein sequence is MVVLKRRIREICSHEIVGIGPGDPVSMAIEIMRGRNISSILVLEDKRPLGIFTERSVVRFAATRGLDFSGRRIAELMSSPVLSVTGDSFIHEALSLMAHSKIRHLVVVDEAGRAEGMLTQSNLIEHLGHDSFMELKRIDQIMSRIVFTVPPDFPFSRALGEMADKSLSCLVVTQDEIPLGILTERDVVRLSGDGPAATELTVAQVMQQPVLTVEAGVSVAQAAALMRGKGVRRLVVTNGHRRIQGLATQSNVVKALESNYIQTLKEVIRDKEVELMAAYRNLREKTVYLDNIMRSAMDMGIVAANIDFCINYYNPAAERLLGVPTREAVGKHIWEVHQNAGVPLERLSKGFQAIHKSMAHTFCLERPDLEGVRHIEGQVSGIRDEHDRLSGYVLMLRDVTERLKAEEIIRHMAYHDPLTDLPNRTLLHDRLDVEIKRAKRNNSPLAVVVLDLDRFKAVNDTMGHMAGDLLLRLLAVRLRQGLRESDTVARMGGDEFTILLPDLRGREDAMVLAHKIRALVEEPFLVEGRRVELSASLGLAVCPEDGDDAQTLIKMADDGMYRHKRDDCERHRGNA
- a CDS encoding ferredoxin, with the protein product MSIEIDQDACMGCEACVETCPDVFELNADGKAQVKDPDSDADCVDEAIDSCPAEAISRS
- a CDS encoding CBS domain-containing protein is translated as MYVGLKMLKDFRKITPKTSVKDADRYLRESDLWMLLVVDEDSGELVGYVRKEDIAMALPSVMTTLEKHEALYLLTKLTVGKVMRRDITVVPPEMEIEAAAEIMFQKKLAGLAVVDSRGKLVGYINRTVMLDVLVEEMGLRQGGSRIVFEVEDRTGVIFEVSGIIREFGVSIISTGTFFHDSRRMVVIRLATDDPSRIAVAIGQRGYRLVTAEDFVMEWLR
- a CDS encoding ABC transporter ATP-binding protein, with product MAAVTPLLEVKDLTLTFRGLAALLDAGFTVEKGTVVSLIGPNGAGKTSMLNCISGRYHPDEGGIFLDGADLLAVPAHARTRLGLSRTFQNIALFRGLSVLDNLMVGRHARMDYGLLAALCYFGRARRQEGVHRRRVEDIIDFLGLSPHRHTPAGMLPYGVQKRVELGRALAAEPKLILLDEPMAGMNLEETEDMARYILDISEEWGITVLLVEHDMGVVMDISHKVVVLDFGRILAQGTPGEVMANQEVVAAYLGSEDAAFFGR
- a CDS encoding AMP-binding protein produces the protein MSRTPPSHAPAAEGSPPAPAARTLPGLLLERARAVGKKTALREKQWGVWQAYSWRDYLDAAAEFAAGLRRLGLGRGDVVVLIGDNRPEWLWAELAIQGLRGMALGLYQDAPAGEIAYVFELSEARVVVAEDQEQVDKILSIRDSLPALSHIVYHDPKGLAGYDVPGLLSFDAVRGLGRDQAGEFAAWAAEVEPGDPCLIATTSGTTGRPKLAVLSHENLLSMAANLGRVDPKLPSDEFVSFLPLAWMGEQMMSVASALLFGFCVNFPEEPDTVQENIREIGPHVIFSPPRVWENLAARVRVKIMETSRLKRFLYDLFMPVGLALADVRFAGKRPGPGLRVAYAVAWFCLFRALADRLGFSRVRSAATGGAALGPDTFRFFHALGVNLKQIYGQTEISGISCIHLDGQVDFDSVGVPIPGTEMRISEEGEILSKSPAVFLGYYKNDQATRETLLDGWLRSGDAGYFDDRGRLVVIDRLKDVMRLESGVRFSPQFLENKLKFSPYVREAVVLGHGRALLSAIVCIDAEIVGRYAESRLLTYTTYQDLAAKPEIRELIRSEIARINATLPKETRISRFALLFKELDPDDGELTRTRKVRRGVVEKRYAPLVESLFTDESAIDLRARISFQDGRVREMRGIIHLVTV
- a CDS encoding helix-turn-helix domain-containing protein yields the protein MFGTPVSMSLDAYSRGTGGALVRNDPLVMVTEIKRQLVTAIGAIISDRGLTQGRAAALMGVSQPRISDAVRGKVEKFTIDALVEMLARAGCRTGVLVSREDMAG
- a CDS encoding branched-chain amino acid ABC transporter permease, which encodes MEYYLQVIISGLVVGSIYSLVALGFVIIYKATKVVNFAQGELVMFGAYVCFSLTVQAGLPFYVSFPMTLAFSVVLGLCVERLALRPLIGEPIISVIMVTIGLSSVLRALVQLFWGTQIRVFPQVLPTDPVMVAGLPVSPVYLAALSLSLLLFAAFSAFFKYSRLGIAMRATAFDQQAAASMGIGIKNIFALAWCIASVVSAVGGVILGNINGINSQLGHLGLKVFPAVILGGLDSLLGAALGGLVIGVLENLCDGLAKDILGLGGFKETAAFVILVILLMIRPYGLFGSKEIERV